The Arachis ipaensis cultivar K30076 chromosome B05, Araip1.1, whole genome shotgun sequence nucleotide sequence CAAAGTCAGCTCTGATTCCGGCTCCAATTCTGGCACCGGCTCCGAGCCCAGCTTTGGCTCCGGTTGCGGTCCCAGCTCTAGTTCTGGCCCCAACACCGGCTCTAGCCCTAGCTCAAGGTACGGTTTCGGTTTCAGCTCCAGCTCAGGTCTCAACACCAGCTCCAGAACCGGCTCCTGTCCTAGCTCAACGTCCGGCTCCAGCATCGGCTCCGACCCTAGCTCAAGGTCCGGCTCTAGCTCCAGTCTCGACACCGACTCCAGCATGGGCTCCAGCTCCAATTTTGACACCGGCTCCGGCTGCCATAGAAAATTCATTGGAAAAAGAAGGACAAGAAGAGTTACCACCATCACGATCTGCACAATCGTCAAAAAAGTCTAAGGCTAataagggaaaaaaaagaaagggtAGTGAATTCGAAGTAGCCTCATCGGCTCCTAAGAAGcctaagaaaaaaattatttggaCAAATTACCTTCATAACCTATTCCTCCTAGCCATAAGGCACATTGGAATACATAGTAAGTTTAATatctaacattttttatttattttttttctaaccaGGTTGATTGACAGGTCGAGGGACAAACAAGATTTATTTTAGTcagattattaaaaaaaaaagcttaaTTTCAAGAGACTTTTAGAATTTCTTAAATCAGATTTATGTtaaatctatttatttattttaaaagagCTTCATATGTAATTGTTTCTCATGTGTTGGTGTTTATTTTTCACTTGTCCAGAGGCGGTGCCAAAGAAAATTCTTGAGGTGATGAATGTGCCTAACTTGACTAGGGAAAATGTTGCCAGTCACTTGCaggtttgtttttaatttctagttatttcaCTTATACATACATGATTTTGCTTAATTTGATAGAATTATAGTAGTAATTCCCTATTTATGTTTATGGTTCTTTATATATGCTTGATAAGTTGATATGGAGCCACTGAAAGAATCTAATATCTGTTTGGTTGAATTTGATGAGTTTGTAAACTTGGATATTTTGAGTGTAATATTGCAATGACTGTTTATTAATTTAGTagttaaaattttgatttaacaTTTATAACCTTTcgatattataattttaaatgagttaaataatcaattttaaaatatttttacttaaaattttattataattttatattttacgtatttaatttattttttagattttatgTAAACCTAAAATCTCAAATTTACATGCCTTGATATGTATACTAATAAAGTAATAAGTCCTAATAATTTCAATATGCATGTGATACCTAACAAAATTATGCATCTAAAATTCACAAAAAGTAAttattgactttttgttttgttttcgtATTTATCATATCACCTTATACGAATCTAATTAAACCATCTAATTCGATGGTACTATATGGTATTACTAATTTACTATAAAAATGATTGATGTTGGTGAAATACTATCTAACTGAAAAATCCTGTTTGACATAATAAAGGAAGCCACAAGTTTGCTTCGAAGCAAAAActgaaatttttttatgaatcaTTAGCTCAAATATGTGTACTTAGGTTTTCATTGGTGTTTGGTAACATGATAAAAGTTAGCTATTTTCTAGAAAGAATTCGGATTTTATTTTTGAGGCTCACTACTCATAACATGCAGAGGTATATATACCATGAATTGAGATGATTTGTGTTGGTGagtattaaaccactcttccaccttaacccatgacaacaataaagacgtctcacggtccacaaattcagcccaacagaatacacaaattaaattataatttaatttatgtattctgttgggctgaatttgtgggccgtgagacgtttttattgttgtcatgggttaaggtggaagagtggtttaatagtgagaattattaagaagaagaataatgtaaCATTCTGAAATAATAAGTGCTAACgtttatgcatgcatacacatGCAGAAATACCGCATATTTCTGAGAAAAATTGCAGAGAAAGGGATAATTGCAGGAATATCTGACAGAACCCTAAGGTCAAAGTTCGCTGCTGAGCTTCCAATTAAGATGATCAGAGCGTTACAAGCCTTATATGAGaaacttaaaaataataataattttggaACCCCCTTACCCATTTCATTGATCCAAGCTCTCCTTGATTACCATCACCCTTACAACCCTAATTTTCCTTACCTCATTCCAACCAATAATAACACTGCCTTGAACCAAGTCATGAGTCTTGGAGTTGCACCCCAATTCCTTGGACCAAAAGCTCCTATTGGTAATGCAAACAACAACACTATGATCCACCATCAGGTTCCAATTTATGCTCCATATGATCCAGTAATGCATCATCAAAACTATGCTCAATCACCAATGGGGATTAACAATCATCAGCAGCAGAGGAGGTATGATCCAAGAGTGTATCATCAAAGCTATGATCTTGGAAAGGGAAACATGGTTTCTTTGGGAAACCCTAATGTTAATAATAACATTCCCATCATGATGAATGCTGCTCCTTCTTGTTA carries:
- the LOC110272168 gene encoding skin secretory protein xP2-like is translated as MFKVLSANIHSAMPKSFVAGPSLHMLRPITWNDRPAPRNDKLVPEPKSALIPAPILAPAPSPALAPVAVPALVLAPTPALALAQGTVSVSAPAQVSTPAPEPAPVLAQRPAPASAPTLAQGPALAPVSTPTPAWAPAPILTPAPAAIENSLEKEGQEELPPSRSAQSSKKSKANKGKKRKGSEFEVASSAPKKPKKKIIWTNYLHNLFLLAIRHIGIHKAVPKKILEVMNVPNLTRENVASHLQLIWSH